From one Lactiplantibacillus paraplantarum genomic stretch:
- the yidA gene encoding sugar-phosphatase: protein MSVKLIAIDMDGTLLNEHSELNPATIQAVHDANAQGIKVVICTGRPLSGVTPFLKQLGLTGEDNYVITFNGSMVQTITGNIITGLTLSHNDYIDIETLSRKLNVHCHVESEDHIYTANRNISPYTVGESALVNMPIRFRTPEEMRPDLPIVKCMFIDHGPLLTAAIEQLPTAFSERFTIVRSEAYFLEFMNPAASKGNALKTLANHLHLTADEVMAIGDQGNDLSMLRYATNSVAMGNAIDEAKQIARYETKTNIDDGVAHAIETWALS from the coding sequence ATGTCAGTCAAGCTTATCGCCATCGATATGGATGGTACCTTACTCAATGAACACAGTGAACTAAATCCCGCAACTATTCAGGCAGTCCACGATGCCAACGCTCAAGGAATCAAAGTGGTGATTTGTACCGGACGACCATTAAGTGGTGTTACTCCCTTCCTGAAACAATTAGGCCTCACTGGTGAAGATAATTACGTCATCACGTTTAACGGCTCAATGGTGCAAACGATTACCGGTAATATTATTACTGGCCTCACCTTGTCACATAACGATTACATCGACATCGAAACACTCAGTCGCAAGCTCAATGTCCATTGCCACGTTGAAAGTGAGGATCATATTTATACCGCTAATCGCAATATCAGTCCTTACACGGTTGGTGAAAGTGCTTTAGTAAACATGCCGATTCGTTTTCGAACCCCGGAAGAAATGCGCCCCGATTTGCCAATCGTCAAGTGCATGTTCATCGATCATGGTCCGTTGCTAACTGCTGCCATTGAACAATTACCAACAGCCTTTTCAGAACGCTTCACCATTGTTCGCTCTGAAGCATACTTCCTAGAATTCATGAATCCGGCCGCAAGCAAAGGTAATGCCTTAAAAACCTTAGCCAATCATCTACATTTAACTGCTGATGAAGTCATGGCCATTGGTGATCAGGGCAATGATTTGAGCATGCTGCGCTACGCTACTAATAGTGTTGCAATGGGTAACGCAATTGATGAAGCTAAGCAAATTGCCCGTTACGAGACTAAGACTAATATTGACGATGGCGTCGCACATGCCATTGAAACGTGGGCATTATCATAA
- a CDS encoding DUF1934 domain-containing protein → MDDLTTGVPVAIHLETRARQDGDTANYALDVDGQLVQMGDAFYLRYKEVNDDAPEPIPVTIKLAANGDVVLTRSAENRLRLHFSNGKRVRAHYQTPMGMLPVETVTPMLRVRLRERPFSGEVNVDYDLYAGEQLLGNYKLRLQFTA, encoded by the coding sequence ATGGATGATTTAACAACTGGTGTTCCGGTGGCGATTCACTTAGAAACGCGGGCACGGCAAGATGGTGATACGGCGAACTATGCATTGGATGTCGATGGCCAATTAGTTCAGATGGGTGACGCATTTTACTTGCGGTATAAAGAGGTTAATGACGATGCGCCAGAACCTATCCCAGTGACGATCAAGTTGGCAGCCAATGGGGATGTTGTATTAACTCGAAGTGCGGAAAATCGGCTGCGCTTGCACTTTTCAAATGGTAAACGGGTGCGCGCACACTATCAGACGCCAATGGGGATGTTGCCAGTCGAAACGGTGACACCGATGTTGCGGGTACGGTTACGAGAACGGCCGTTTTCGGGTGAAGTGAATGTCGATTATGATTTATATGCGGGTGAACAGTTACTTGGTAACTACAAGTTGCGATTGCAATTCACGGCTTAA
- a CDS encoding metal ABC transporter permease — MFSLVFMQNAYLAGTFIAIICGTIGVFVIARNLSFLTHTLSEIGFAGAAFGIFMGWTALSGMLIFTVISSVIVGQMSVKQSRREASISAISALFIGLGILFLSLSNQTSSYATSILFGSVIGIASADVIRVAVLSAIVLLVMLMLYRPLKFDSFDAIGARVSGLWTTGISVVFLVLVAMSVSVAAQIVGSLLIFILLTLPAAAARYFVHTVSKMIFLAIGFALIGVWLGLYLSYVTNLPVSFFIAAIECIFYFVALGYQRLHVGS; from the coding sequence ATGTTTAGTTTAGTATTTATGCAGAATGCTTACTTGGCGGGAACCTTCATTGCGATTATTTGTGGGACCATTGGTGTCTTTGTCATTGCCCGTAATTTGTCATTCTTGACACATACGTTATCTGAAATCGGCTTTGCCGGTGCAGCTTTTGGGATTTTTATGGGGTGGACGGCATTAAGTGGTATGTTGATCTTTACCGTTATTAGTTCGGTGATTGTTGGGCAGATGAGTGTCAAGCAATCCCGACGCGAAGCTTCAATCTCGGCGATTTCCGCGTTATTTATTGGATTAGGGATTTTGTTCCTGTCGCTCTCCAACCAGACTTCTAGTTATGCAACGAGTATTCTGTTTGGGAGTGTAATTGGAATCGCCAGTGCGGATGTGATCCGAGTGGCGGTCTTATCCGCAATCGTATTGCTAGTGATGCTCATGTTATATCGACCATTAAAGTTTGATTCGTTTGATGCGATTGGTGCCCGAGTCAGTGGTCTGTGGACGACGGGGATTTCTGTTGTATTCTTAGTGTTAGTTGCGATGAGTGTTAGTGTGGCTGCTCAAATCGTGGGATCGTTATTGATTTTTATTTTACTTACATTACCAGCGGCCGCGGCTCGGTATTTTGTACACACGGTTAGCAAGATGATTTTTCTTGCGATTGGCTTTGCGCTGATTGGCGTTTGGCTGGGGCTGTACTTGAGTTATGTGACTAATCTACCAGTCAGCTTTTTCATTGCGGCCATTGAGTGCATTTTTTATTTTGTAGCTTTAGGTTATCAACGGCTACATGTTGGTAGTTAA
- a CDS encoding YdcF family protein yields the protein MTPFYWGSLAMVSGLTLQLTDRRHWLTGHLFLIAIIGFLLSAYYRFSSQASPTWQFMLVGAKIAAYTLLPIVILVVGISFVRYSYRLIRKEGWAFHYSLLAIVGGLLVVMLTLSGINLLLWNSRRLWQLLGLALLLTAYFTFSFIAYLLACVTTRLGRRRQIDHIIVLGAGLMPNGQPTRTLAYRLQAAAKYYYHQRARYHQPVTIIVSGGQGADEVMAESTAMRQYLIDHGVPRDTIQEENQSTSTIENLQFSHTLIVRQQPFYRAVIVTSGYHVLRANIFARQLHLDLIGIGARTPLYYLPFAMFREYLALIVMYRWANLAVVISLAVCYVAALVRLI from the coding sequence ATGACACCATTTTATTGGGGGAGCTTGGCCATGGTTAGTGGGTTGACCTTACAATTGACGGATCGACGCCACTGGCTAACTGGACATCTGTTTTTAATTGCAATCATTGGCTTTTTGTTAAGCGCTTACTATCGTTTCAGTTCCCAAGCAAGCCCCACGTGGCAGTTTATGTTGGTCGGTGCGAAAATCGCAGCATACACGTTATTACCTATTGTAATCTTAGTTGTGGGTATTAGTTTTGTCCGGTATAGTTATCGGTTAATTCGCAAAGAAGGCTGGGCGTTTCATTACAGTTTATTAGCAATCGTGGGTGGCTTGCTAGTTGTGATGCTGACTTTATCAGGCATTAACTTGCTGCTGTGGAATTCGCGTCGACTGTGGCAATTGTTGGGCTTAGCATTGTTATTAACGGCTTATTTTACGTTTAGCTTTATAGCGTACTTATTGGCGTGTGTCACGACTAGGCTAGGGCGTCGTCGACAGATTGATCATATTATCGTGTTGGGGGCGGGGTTAATGCCTAACGGGCAGCCAACCCGCACACTGGCATATCGGCTTCAAGCGGCGGCCAAGTACTACTATCATCAGCGCGCCCGCTATCATCAGCCCGTCACGATCATTGTTTCTGGTGGGCAGGGAGCCGATGAGGTTATGGCGGAAAGTACCGCCATGCGTCAGTACCTGATCGATCATGGAGTACCACGGGATACGATTCAAGAAGAAAATCAATCAACCTCAACGATTGAGAATTTGCAATTTTCACATACCTTGATTGTGCGGCAACAACCCTTTTATCGGGCGGTAATTGTCACTAGCGGGTACCACGTGCTCCGTGCTAATATTTTTGCACGCCAACTGCACCTTGATTTGATAGGAATTGGGGCACGAACGCCCCTCTACTACTTGCCGTTTGCCATGTTTCGGGAATACTTGGCTTTAATTGTGATGTATCGGTGGGCCAACTTAGCGGTTGTTATTAGCTTAGCAGTTTGTTATGTGGCGGCGTTGGTTCGGTTAATTTAG
- a CDS encoding HD domain-containing protein produces the protein MAYRQQLLPMEKVFRDPVHDYIYIQHQVILDLINTSEFQRLRRIKQLGTTSLTFHGAEHSRFGHCLGVYEITRRICDNFERNYPTQAPGDGGWDDHERLVALCAALLHDIGHGPYSHTFEHIFHTDHEALTVQILTSPETEVNQVLQQVSPDFPAQVAAVIQKTYPNPQVVQMISSQIDADRMDYLLRDSYFTGTNYGNFDLTRILRVMKPYQGGITFAMEGMHAVEDYIVSRFQMYMQVYFHPVSRSMEVILDRLLERANDLYQSHAVDAEATPVMLLPFFNNDFTLHDYLRLDDGVLNTYFSHWRDSRDQILADLATRFLDRRPLKSARVDETTQPLIPALQKLIEQAGFDAHYYTDTNDSYDLPYDAYDPKMKKPRTQIELQQKDGSLLELSTVSDLVRAITGKVSGDQRFFFPKEMLSENAESDLFKPIYQEFQQYILNDRLVVPH, from the coding sequence TTGGCTTATCGCCAGCAATTATTGCCCATGGAAAAGGTCTTTCGCGACCCGGTTCATGATTATATTTATATTCAACACCAAGTCATTCTTGATTTGATCAATACTTCTGAATTTCAACGGTTACGCCGCATTAAACAACTTGGAACAACCTCGTTGACCTTTCACGGAGCGGAACACTCCCGTTTTGGTCATTGTCTTGGCGTTTACGAAATCACTCGCCGAATCTGTGATAATTTCGAACGTAACTATCCGACCCAGGCTCCTGGCGACGGTGGTTGGGACGATCATGAACGGCTAGTAGCGTTATGTGCCGCACTATTACACGATATCGGTCATGGACCTTACTCACACACGTTCGAGCATATTTTTCACACCGACCATGAGGCCCTAACTGTTCAAATCTTGACGTCACCTGAAACTGAAGTTAATCAAGTTTTACAACAGGTCTCGCCAGACTTCCCTGCCCAGGTTGCAGCTGTTATTCAGAAAACATATCCAAATCCCCAAGTCGTCCAGATGATTTCGAGCCAAATTGACGCTGACCGTATGGATTACCTCTTGCGGGATTCCTACTTTACTGGCACTAACTACGGTAATTTTGACCTGACACGCATTTTACGCGTCATGAAACCATATCAGGGTGGGATTACATTTGCCATGGAAGGTATGCATGCCGTGGAAGACTACATCGTCAGCCGGTTTCAGATGTACATGCAAGTCTATTTCCATCCAGTATCACGCTCCATGGAAGTTATTCTGGACCGCCTACTTGAACGTGCCAATGACCTTTATCAAAGTCACGCGGTCGATGCTGAAGCTACCCCGGTAATGCTATTACCATTTTTCAACAACGACTTTACGTTGCACGATTATTTGCGGTTAGACGACGGCGTCTTAAATACTTATTTCAGCCATTGGCGCGACAGCCGTGATCAAATTCTCGCCGACCTGGCCACCCGTTTCTTAGATCGCCGTCCACTAAAGTCGGCTCGAGTTGATGAGACGACTCAGCCATTAATTCCAGCATTGCAAAAATTAATTGAACAAGCTGGTTTTGATGCGCACTACTACACCGACACCAATGATAGTTACGATTTACCTTATGATGCCTATGATCCCAAGATGAAGAAACCCCGTACCCAAATCGAACTCCAGCAAAAAGACGGCTCATTATTAGAACTATCAACTGTCAGTGACCTAGTACGTGCCATTACCGGGAAGGTCTCCGGTGATCAGCGTTTCTTTTTCCCGAAAGAGATGCTCAGCGAGAACGCTGAAAGCGACCTATTTAAGCCAATCTATCAAGAATTTCAACAGTATATTTTGAACGATCGTCTAGTCGTCCCACACTAA
- the rpoE gene encoding DNA-directed RNA polymerase subunit delta — MELKQFDGQKKSELSLIEVAHAILSQHGDVMAFADLTNAVQSYLGKSDEEIRERLSQFYTDLNIDGSFISLGDNMWGLRAWYPFESIDEAVIHTDDDEDEDRPKRKKRKKVNAFLADAGDDDDVIDYDDDDPEDDDNFDDDDDTDDDDTDDSASSKYDELAGVDDTDDVADETLPDGIEGQLSELNDDDDDDDYDDEEDESK, encoded by the coding sequence TTGGAACTAAAACAATTTGATGGACAAAAAAAGTCCGAATTATCTTTAATCGAGGTTGCTCACGCGATCTTATCACAACATGGTGATGTGATGGCTTTTGCCGACTTGACCAACGCTGTGCAATCATATTTAGGTAAAAGCGACGAAGAAATTCGGGAGCGTTTATCACAATTTTATACCGATCTTAATATCGACGGTAGTTTCATTTCGCTCGGTGACAATATGTGGGGCCTGCGTGCATGGTACCCATTTGAATCCATTGACGAAGCCGTAATCCATACGGACGATGACGAAGATGAGGATCGGCCAAAGCGCAAGAAGCGTAAGAAGGTTAACGCCTTCTTGGCTGATGCTGGGGATGATGATGACGTTATCGATTACGATGACGATGATCCCGAAGATGATGATAACTTTGATGACGATGACGACACGGATGACGACGATACTGATGATTCAGCAAGCAGCAAGTATGATGAACTTGCCGGTGTTGATGATACGGACGACGTTGCCGATGAAACATTGCCGGACGGTATCGAAGGTCAATTATCAGAGTTAAATGATGACGATGATGATGATGACTACGATGACGAGGAAGACGAATCGAAATAA
- a CDS encoding metal ABC transporter ATP-binding protein, with the protein MTEPLIAVQHLGIGFPNNQVFEDLNFTIEQGDFLTVIGENGVGKTTLIRALLGMLKPTAGQIKYYPNKKAIKIGYVPQFRNLDQEYPLTIEDFVGLNLKGWQPWLSKAEHRQVATALAVTNLKKIRQRPLGMASGGEKQRAYLAQAIVQAPQLLILDESTASLDNEMKYELLDLVQNLNQTSNITVFFVTHDLPLAKQYAKHYLALKPGQQQFGNIDEMSVEQLKEVTNVNV; encoded by the coding sequence ATGACGGAACCGTTAATTGCCGTCCAACACCTTGGAATTGGTTTTCCAAACAATCAGGTGTTTGAAGATTTGAATTTTACGATTGAGCAGGGTGACTTTCTGACCGTAATTGGTGAGAACGGAGTGGGGAAGACTACTTTGATTCGAGCCTTGCTTGGCATGCTGAAGCCAACGGCCGGACAAATTAAGTATTATCCGAATAAGAAAGCCATTAAAATTGGCTACGTACCACAATTTCGCAACTTAGACCAGGAGTATCCTTTAACGATTGAAGATTTTGTGGGGCTTAATTTGAAGGGGTGGCAGCCTTGGTTATCTAAGGCTGAACATCGTCAAGTTGCGACGGCACTAGCCGTAACGAATTTAAAAAAAATACGTCAACGCCCACTCGGTATGGCTTCTGGTGGTGAAAAGCAGCGGGCTTACCTGGCACAAGCCATTGTTCAAGCACCCCAGTTATTGATCCTCGATGAATCGACGGCTAGTCTGGACAATGAGATGAAGTATGAGTTATTGGATCTTGTTCAGAACTTGAACCAAACTAGTAACATTACCGTCTTCTTTGTGACACACGATTTACCATTAGCTAAGCAATATGCTAAGCATTATCTGGCCTTAAAGCCCGGACAACAACAATTTGGTAATATTGACGAGATGTCGGTCGAGCAGTTAAAGGAGGTCACTAATGTCAATGTTTAG
- the purR gene encoding pur operon repressor: MKVRRSERLIDMTRYLLERPHTLVSLTYFAERYASAKSSISEDLTILKKVFQARGTGILETIPGAAGGARFIPYILKEEAQEFIDEMTTKVADKSRVLPGGYVYLSDILGQPDILRQVGRVIATQYLNQKIDAVMTVATKGIPIAQSVATYLNVPFVIVRNDSKITEGSTVSVNYVSGSSERIKKMELSKRSLTEGANVLIVDDFMKGGGTINGMKTLIEEFDANLIGITVFAEASFVGNRLIDDYTSLLRVTNISDSDKAIKVVAGNYLEKVFGAEA, translated from the coding sequence ATGAAAGTACGTAGAAGCGAACGTTTAATAGATATGACGCGCTATTTGTTAGAACGTCCCCATACATTAGTTTCATTGACATACTTTGCGGAACGGTACGCATCCGCAAAGTCGTCAATTAGTGAGGATTTAACGATCTTGAAGAAAGTTTTTCAAGCCCGGGGAACAGGAATCTTGGAAACCATTCCCGGTGCGGCTGGCGGGGCCCGGTTCATTCCTTATATCTTGAAGGAAGAAGCCCAAGAATTTATTGACGAGATGACGACCAAGGTGGCTGATAAGAGTCGGGTCTTACCTGGTGGCTACGTTTACTTATCCGATATTCTAGGGCAACCTGATATTTTACGCCAAGTTGGTCGGGTGATTGCGACTCAGTACTTAAATCAAAAAATTGACGCTGTCATGACGGTTGCCACTAAGGGGATTCCGATTGCTCAAAGTGTTGCGACTTATTTAAACGTGCCGTTTGTCATCGTTCGGAATGATTCCAAAATTACGGAAGGTTCAACGGTTAGTGTGAACTACGTCTCGGGATCATCAGAACGAATCAAAAAAATGGAACTCTCTAAACGTAGCTTAACAGAAGGTGCTAATGTCCTTATCGTGGATGACTTCATGAAGGGCGGCGGGACGATTAACGGAATGAAAACGTTGATTGAAGAATTTGATGCTAATTTAATTGGCATCACTGTTTTTGCGGAAGCCAGTTTTGTTGGCAATCGTTTAATTGACGACTATACCTCGTTGCTACGAGTAACTAACATCAGTGATAGTGATAAGGCGATTAAAGTCGTTGCTGGTAACTACTTAGAGAAGGTTTTCGGTGCAGAAGCTTAG
- a CDS encoding lipoate--protein ligase family protein — protein MTEPTIATLSQKYEPAAMLDSFAYTNALLWLTAVRQQPIVHFWQLQPTVILGLLDQRLPQLATGLAQLRAANHQIMLRNSGGLAVVADPGVLNVSLFLPATRERYSITAAYQLMVNYVQAVWPQLSIVTGEITRSYCPGDYDLSIAGRKIAGMSQRRTANALVIMLYVSVDGDQTFRSQLIQHFYQVSLAGQHDKRFPDVDPRVMTTVADQLATSYGVAEAQHRFMTVLAQYGLVDTTSLPLVTEEPEFQAHLNQAYQQMQRRQQRLHH, from the coding sequence TTGACGGAACCAACCATCGCAACTTTAAGCCAGAAATATGAACCAGCAGCTATGCTGGACAGTTTTGCCTACACCAATGCCTTGCTCTGGCTCACAGCAGTGCGTCAGCAACCCATCGTGCATTTTTGGCAATTACAACCGACCGTTATCCTTGGCTTACTAGATCAACGACTACCACAGCTTGCCACCGGATTAGCACAATTACGGGCTGCTAACCATCAGATCATGCTTCGTAATTCTGGTGGATTAGCTGTCGTTGCTGATCCTGGCGTGCTCAACGTCTCGTTATTCTTACCAGCAACGCGTGAGCGCTATTCTATTACAGCAGCTTATCAGTTAATGGTCAACTACGTTCAAGCAGTCTGGCCGCAATTAAGCATCGTTACTGGTGAAATTACGCGCTCATACTGCCCTGGTGATTATGATTTAAGTATCGCTGGCCGAAAAATTGCTGGGATGTCGCAACGCCGGACTGCCAACGCACTAGTTATCATGCTTTACGTAAGCGTTGACGGTGACCAAACATTCCGGAGTCAACTTATCCAACACTTTTATCAAGTTAGCTTAGCAGGTCAGCATGACAAACGTTTTCCAGACGTTGATCCACGAGTCATGACGACGGTTGCTGATCAGCTAGCAACGTCTTATGGTGTCGCCGAAGCACAGCATCGTTTCATGACCGTTTTGGCGCAGTATGGTCTGGTTGACACAACGAGTTTGCCGTTAGTCACCGAAGAACCTGAATTTCAAGCACACTTAAATCAAGCCTATCAACAAATGCAGCGGCGTCAACAACGCCTGCATCACTGA
- a CDS encoding ribose-phosphate diphosphokinase, protein MSEQYFDPKLKIFALNSNKPLAEKIADAVGVKLGKTSVDRFSDGEIRINIEESIRGDQVYIIQSTSAPVNDNLMELLIMIDALRRASAKTINVVIPYYGYARQDRKARSREPITAKLVANMLETAGATRILALDLHAAQIQGFFDIPLDHLMGAPLLADYFLNHHLDENAVVVSPDHGGVTRARKLAEFLKAPIAIIDKRRPRANVAEVMNIIGDVKGKRAIMIDDMIDTAGTITLGAQALVDAGATEVYASCTHPVLSGPAIERIEKSPIKKLVVTDSIELPAAKRIDKIEQVSVGQLMGQAIKFIHENKPVSPLFKNRFHNEEN, encoded by the coding sequence ATGTCAGAACAGTATTTTGATCCAAAGTTAAAAATCTTTGCTTTGAATTCAAATAAACCATTGGCAGAAAAAATCGCGGACGCCGTTGGAGTTAAGTTAGGTAAGACTTCGGTCGATCGCTTTAGCGATGGCGAAATTCGCATTAACATTGAGGAAAGTATTCGTGGTGACCAAGTTTATATCATTCAATCAACTTCCGCTCCCGTTAATGATAATTTGATGGAGCTATTGATTATGATTGACGCCTTACGTCGCGCCAGTGCCAAGACCATTAATGTGGTTATTCCTTATTATGGGTATGCACGACAAGATCGTAAAGCACGTTCTCGCGAACCAATTACCGCTAAGTTAGTTGCAAACATGTTGGAAACAGCTGGTGCAACGCGGATTTTGGCACTTGATCTTCATGCTGCCCAAATTCAAGGCTTCTTCGATATCCCATTGGATCACTTAATGGGTGCGCCACTGTTAGCTGACTACTTCCTGAACCACCACTTGGATGAAAATGCTGTGGTTGTTTCACCTGACCACGGTGGTGTGACTCGGGCACGTAAATTAGCTGAATTCTTGAAGGCCCCCATTGCAATCATTGATAAGCGCCGGCCACGTGCTAACGTTGCTGAAGTGATGAATATTATTGGTGATGTTAAGGGCAAACGGGCCATCATGATTGATGATATGATTGATACGGCCGGAACGATTACTTTAGGAGCCCAGGCATTGGTTGATGCGGGGGCAACGGAAGTTTATGCCAGTTGTACGCATCCAGTTCTGTCAGGTCCTGCCATCGAACGGATTGAAAAGTCGCCAATTAAGAAATTAGTTGTGACGGATTCAATCGAATTACCAGCTGCTAAGCGAATCGATAAGATCGAACAAGTTTCAGTTGGCCAATTAATGGGTCAAGCCATCAAGTTTATTCACGAGAATAAACCAGTTAGTCCATTATTTAAAAACCGTTTTCATAACGAAGAAAATTAA
- a CDS encoding serine hydrolase, whose translation MQTKRWVRGVICGLALFSSFRWAAPVHATSIKNEQTAVKKIVRRDLKSLGGRWSVKVTRLGKRKLTVQTGNQHVTRQRSASTIKVYVMLTIYRRVQQRKLRLTNQDQSDLKLMIHNSDNSATNRLIKRAGGFKTINATIKHYRFKQTVLQRYMLDTNALRHGRDNYTSVADLTSFLTLTYRHKLLGRSYDNKMLTLLKGCRNHSKLPYLVKHATVYNKTGEYPDKGVQNDAAIFKTKQGSYSIVVMAQSGHQYQQYQGMNRLGRDVVNYLNQHH comes from the coding sequence ATGCAAACGAAGCGGTGGGTGCGTGGCGTTATTTGTGGTCTGGCATTGTTTAGCAGTTTTCGTTGGGCAGCACCAGTGCATGCCACTAGTATTAAAAATGAACAGACGGCGGTCAAAAAAATAGTACGCCGTGATTTGAAATCGCTAGGTGGTCGTTGGTCGGTCAAGGTGACTCGGTTAGGTAAGCGCAAGTTAACAGTTCAAACGGGGAATCAGCATGTTACCCGACAGCGCTCAGCTAGTACGATCAAAGTTTATGTTATGCTAACAATTTATCGGCGCGTACAGCAGCGAAAGCTACGGCTGACGAACCAGGATCAAAGTGATTTAAAGTTAATGATTCACAATTCTGATAATAGTGCAACTAATCGGTTAATCAAGCGTGCCGGGGGCTTCAAGACGATTAACGCAACTATCAAGCATTATCGATTCAAACAAACAGTTTTACAACGCTATATGCTTGATACGAACGCTTTGCGTCATGGCCGCGATAATTACACTTCAGTGGCTGATCTGACAAGCTTCTTGACGTTGACCTATCGACATAAATTGTTAGGTAGGTCATATGATAATAAGATGTTGACCTTACTCAAAGGATGTCGCAATCATAGTAAGTTACCGTACCTCGTCAAGCACGCTACGGTTTATAATAAGACTGGCGAATACCCAGATAAAGGCGTACAAAATGATGCGGCAATTTTTAAAACTAAGCAAGGATCATATAGTATTGTTGTCATGGCTCAAAGTGGGCACCAGTATCAACAATATCAAGGGATGAATCGCTTGGGCCGTGACGTGGTGAATTATCTGAATCAGCATCATTGA
- the glmU gene encoding bifunctional UDP-N-acetylglucosamine diphosphorylase/glucosamine-1-phosphate N-acetyltransferase GlmU — MTTKNAIIMAAGKGTRMKSKLVKVLHQVCGKSMVDHVLTQVEATHMANIVTIVGHGAKDVEAALGDRTKYAVQTEQLGTGHAVLQAEPLLTDADGMTLIVSGDTPLFKAETFEELFEYHQAKGAAGTILTSKAPNPQGYGRVVRNHLGIVEKIVEQKDATKEEQEIHEINTGVYCFDNQKLFAALHEVTNDNAQGEYYLTDVIQIMKNQGDVVAAYQMDDFDESMGVNTRAALAQATKVMQQRINAQHMENGVSIINPEDTYIDAGVKIGADTIVEPGVLIKGQTTIGEDCFIGAHSEIHNMVIEDRVRVTASFLEDSIMHADSNIGPYSHLRPQAEIGEHVHLGNFVEVKKAKIGNRTKVGHLTYVGDATLGQDINVGCGVVFVNYDGVNKHHTNVGDSAFIGSNSNIVAPVEVADHSFIAAGSTITDDVNFHDMAIARARQTNKPDFWGRLPHEPENM, encoded by the coding sequence ATGACAACCAAAAATGCAATCATCATGGCCGCTGGTAAAGGGACCCGGATGAAATCCAAGCTAGTCAAAGTATTACATCAGGTCTGTGGCAAGTCGATGGTCGACCACGTCTTGACACAGGTGGAAGCTACACACATGGCGAATATCGTGACCATTGTTGGTCATGGTGCCAAAGATGTGGAAGCAGCGCTGGGCGATCGGACTAAGTATGCTGTTCAAACAGAGCAACTTGGTACTGGTCATGCGGTTTTGCAAGCTGAGCCACTCTTAACGGATGCGGACGGGATGACGCTGATCGTTAGTGGTGATACGCCACTATTTAAAGCTGAAACTTTTGAAGAGTTATTTGAATATCATCAGGCTAAGGGTGCGGCTGGAACGATTTTAACGTCCAAAGCACCTAATCCTCAAGGCTATGGCCGAGTTGTTCGCAATCATTTAGGCATTGTTGAAAAGATTGTTGAACAAAAGGATGCTACTAAAGAGGAACAAGAAATTCACGAAATCAACACTGGCGTTTACTGCTTTGATAATCAGAAATTATTCGCTGCCTTACATGAAGTCACTAATGACAATGCACAGGGTGAATACTATCTGACTGATGTTATTCAGATTATGAAAAATCAGGGTGACGTGGTGGCTGCATATCAAATGGATGATTTTGATGAATCGATGGGGGTCAATACCCGTGCAGCACTTGCCCAAGCAACTAAGGTCATGCAACAGCGTATTAACGCTCAACATATGGAGAATGGGGTTTCAATCATTAACCCTGAAGATACTTACATTGATGCGGGTGTTAAGATTGGTGCGGACACGATTGTTGAACCAGGGGTGCTTATTAAAGGCCAGACCACGATTGGTGAAGATTGCTTTATTGGGGCTCATTCTGAAATCCACAATATGGTGATTGAAGACCGGGTTCGCGTGACGGCGTCCTTCTTGGAGGATTCTATTATGCATGCTGATAGTAATATTGGTCCGTATAGCCATTTACGGCCACAAGCAGAAATCGGTGAACACGTGCATTTAGGAAACTTCGTGGAAGTCAAGAAAGCTAAGATTGGTAATCGGACCAAGGTCGGCCACTTAACTTATGTGGGTGATGCAACGTTAGGTCAAGATATTAACGTTGGCTGTGGCGTCGTCTTCGTCAATTATGACGGGGTTAACAAACACCATACGAACGTTGGCGATTCGGCCTTTATTGGAAGTAACTCTAACATTGTTGCGCCTGTCGAAGTAGCTGATCATTCGTTTATCGCGGCTGGTTCCACGATTACTGACGATGTTAACTTCCATGACATGGCAATTGCTCGGGCTCGTCAGACTAATAAGCCAGATTTTTGGGGTCGCTTGCCCCATGAACCAGAAAATATGTAA